AATCATAATTGTGATGACATCTTCATTttttgcccaaggaggctgtggatgccccatccctggaggcattcaaggccaggctggatgtggctctgggcagcctgggctgctggttggtgaccctgcacacagcagggggttggaattggatgagcactgtggtccttttcaacccagggcattctacgattctatgattgattctCTTTACTAAGCTGGCAAAACCCCACAAGTTTCCCTATCTTATGTTTtgcaaaataagcaaaagagagaaagaaaaagagaaaggaaaaggaaaaaagaaaacagtacagaaaaaaagaaaaagaacaaggagGAGATGTGGGAGGAGCGCAGATGCAGGTAGTTTGGATCACTCATTTTAAGTTATTTAGTTACTGCTGATGTATAACTACTGGCACCCAATTAAATTCCTTTCAGCCCTCAGGGgttgaaatcatagaattattttggttggaaaagacggccaggatcatcaagtccaacctcaacccatcccaccatgccctccaaccatgtccctcagtgccataaTGTTTTCCTCCGTGCAGCTTCCAGCCGCCCTGCCCCAAGCCCGCAGAGCTGCGTGGGGCTGCTGTGCCCCAAGTACGGAGCTGAGCACTTGGTCCTGTTGCagctcatcccattggcctcagcccaatTCTCAGCTATTCccagagctgagagctgagaaTGGAAAAAACATGCTTCACTGCCAAATTTGTAGAACTATTTGGTAAAACTCGTGTAGCTGGGACACGAGGCTTAGCAAGTGCATGTCTCTTCAGAGAGcagctgtttttcccctgtgcCACCAACACCTGCCCATCTCTGTACGGATCTGAAGCAGTGTGCTGTACATCTCCCCCAGCCCTTCTGCCAGACCCATACCCAAGTAGCTGGTGAAGATGAAGCCCATCAAGTGACTGCAGTGAGGCTGATGGGATGAGCTCTGGACACACACAGTTGTGTGAGAAATGAAGGTCTGAGTTCTGCTGCGCCTGGACCTCCAGTGCCCATCGCACATTCCAAGCAATTTGTTTGGATCTGGAGAACCCAGGTCCTTTCTggaagggctgtgctctatcATTTGTTCCTCAGCTTGTGTTGACAGTGGAGGTTGCTGTGACCCAGGTTAGTCGCACTGCATTTGTTGAACTTCACAAGGTCTCCTAGCCATGCTGctcagtctgtccaggtctctctggatggcatcttaTCCCTCGGGTACATCAACAGCAccctcagcttggtgtcatccacaaactgcACTTGATTCTGCTGTCAGTGCCATCAAggagatattaaagagcactggtcccagtactgatctctgagggacaccactcgtcactgatctccatctggacactgagccattgaccaccactctctgggtccAGTCTGGCAAGCAGTTTCCCTTCCATCAAAAAGTCTGCCCACCCAATTCATATCTTttcaatttggagagaaggatgttgtagTGGACCACAAGGCCTTACCAAAGTTTGGATAGATGGCATCAGTGACACTTCCCTTGCCCATTGATGCAATTATGCCATCATAGAAATCCATATGTTGGTCAGACAGGACCAACATATTGGCGAAGCCATACTGACTGCCTTATATCACTTCGCtgccttccatgtgccttaCCATACCTTCtgggaggatctgctccatgatcttacCTAGCAGCATTCCAACACCCTCAAGGATGAGAGAAAACCTTGGCCGCCGTGTACCAGCCAACACCctgcctgtgtgctgcagcctgttCCTTCACCCACAGGCTGAGTCTGCCACAAAGCTGGGCACCAACAGCTGCCCTCACCCCAGGAGCAGGGGACAGAAGCCCCTATCCAGGACAGGGAGACCGACAGCAGGGATTCAGTTCTACACAGTCCCTTACGGTTGCAGCTCCCCAGACCTCACAGCACCAGGAGCCGTGGGGTCCTTGCTGAGGGTCAGCTACCAGCACcaccagcccagcactgagtcCATTGCACACAACAGCATGCACCAGCATCCTTAGCTCCTGGGTCATGCTGGAGCCACCCACAGCAGACACCTACTCTGCGTACCTCAGCTAACCCACACCACTATTCTGGGAGCCCACAGGGAGCCCTGAATTGCTCATGTCGTTCTTTACACCCACCCACATGTGCCAGCTCAGTGCGTGCGAGGAGCGCAGCGCTCTGCTAACCCACACCCCTGGCACACGGCCGTGAGTCTGCACCAGCAAAGCGAGGGTGGTCGCAgcccacagctgccagcagagcctAGAAGCAGCATTCCTGGCACCGAGCTGGCTCACAGCAAGGGCAAGATGCAGCTCACAACAGAGTGGCTCATCAGGGCCACAGCTCTGCTTGTGCTCAGACAAACCCAGACAAGAGCGATAGCCTCAGTGGTTTCAGAATGTGCAAGATGCTGCAGaatttgctgctctgttttctgagcCTGCAAACAGAACGTGGTATTAACCACATGTTCTGTGAGATGCACACTTCTGGAGAGTCGGTGCTTTTTGTGCTCTGGTGTGTTTTGGACATGCAACAAAGCATCGTGTTTTCTTTGAGTAAAATTGAACTGTATTATTTGAAAGGAAGTCTACTGTATGTTTCATGAAAGTTTTTATGAAAACCATTTGAAAGCCTAAATGGGAACCAAGCTATAATCTCCATGGGCGTTTTGAGGTAGAAAGACACACGAGGAGCTGGAGATCAGGGTGCTTTCTGAGAGAACACATCTCTAGAACTGCCGGTCTGTAAATCTGACTGCAGAGAGTCCTACTGGGGACAAGCAGCCCCCAAAGCCACTGTGAGTAATGCACAGATTGCTCAGCAGAGTGGCACTGTGATCACACAGCTCTAGATGTGTCCTTCTGGTGAAGGGACGTGGAATCTTTAGGGTGCCTTCACTAGAAGCAGGCACGTGTCAGCAAGACACTCGCAATCCAAAGTGTCCCCACAAAGCACACATACATGCAGATCTGTATGTCCATCTTCCTTGGTGGTATAGAAATCAAAAGGAAACGGTGTGACGGTGATCATATAGATCTGCCTCTTATTAATAAATAACCCATGCCCAAGCATGAGGTTCACCAGGCTGCTTGGTGCTGTTTTCCTgggagcagaagctgcaggaagACTCAACTGCTCAAGCCAGACCACGCTTTCCACATGCCTGAGGCAAGTGGGCTGAGCTGGGGTGGTCTTTGATGGGCAGGAGCTGTGTGGGGGCCAGAGCCAAATCGTAAGGAAGGAAATGcaaggaaatggtttcaagttgcaccagaagATATTTAGATTGTACATTAGGAACCCTTTCCTCATagagagggtggtcaggcattggaacaggctgcccagggaagtggagtccccatccccgGGAGGTGCTGAAGGGCTGTGTGGATTTGGCACTGAGAGAATGTGGCTTAGTGATGGGACTGGGTAGGTCAGGCTGACAGTTGGATTTcatgaccttgaaggtcttttccaattgtCTATAAGCAGAAGTGCTTCCACAGAGGACTTGAGCAAGCTAAGTCATGACTTAGAAAACCAGTCTGCAAGCAGCTTTGGAAACAGCTGTAGCACGAAGTCAGCAGGGAGGTCTAAAAGCTAGGTCCCAGTGCTCCCAATTTTCTCTCTACCTGTGGCAATCTGGTCTGGGCATCTCAGGACAGAGGTGTCAACCCAGAGTGGTTTCTTACTTGCAGGTGATTCCACGAAATGGAAAACTGCACGGCATATTCAGAGATATCTCATGCCTTGGACCTTTACTCTCCTTCCATGGAGATGCAGATTCATGACTTCTAGGAACACGCTGGATGTTGTGACAGAGTGAGCTCACTTCCTTTCTGCTCAGCCATTCACTTGTTCCCTCATTGCACCCCTGCATATTTGCAAGACCTCTGATTGCATTTCCTCCTGTTTCATCTGAAATAGCTGCTCatccctcctgccctgcagcagtgctcctcGTCCGGCACCTTGCTGCAGTGACATTGCTCTTGCTTTCTGGTGAGTTTCAACGTCACCATCTCCTGTCATCTTGGTGATGTTCAACCTGGTCTCTTCCCATCTGCCATCCTAAGCAGCGGTTtccccagctgtgctcagctgcctcAGCTTCCAGTCCTCTACCAAGCCCTCAAAGTCATATCCTTTCCATAGTTTTTCATACCCTCTATCTTTAAGATCCTCCTGGAGGTCAGAAAGAGGTGCAGAGTCCACCAAAACCCTTCCTGGAACGTGGCAGATCTGGTACTAGCCTCATGTACATGtgctctcctctctgctgcgCAGCCCCAAGAGAGAGATCCTGCAGTTAAGGGGAGCTGGGTGGGActcaaaaaaaagaagtaccaAAAACCAGCTGAGAGGAATTGCAGAGCTGTATCCAGGGCCACTTTTCACTAGGAGTCTCCTAATCTCCAGCTAGACACCCCCAAAGAAACCATACCAAATATCTGAGACCATTCCTTATcaaatcttattttattctcattGAATCAGTCACTAAATTAAGATGCTTCATTATTTCTGTCTCCATTGCACAGGGCATAGCTGCTGGGCAGCACCTCCAGCCCCTGGATGCTTTCAGTGAGCATCACCAGCTGATGAAGCAGCTGAGCTGAAGGACAAGAGAGCTGCCACCTGGGAGAACACTGCTGTGGAGGTCCTCCGTGGGCCatggccagcagcacagcactcttTGGACAATACACATGGTCCTCTGGGGCTGACAGTAACAGGGCTTCTTGCTCCTTAAAAGCCAGTGAGTGCACAAGGGCCTTTTCTCCAGAATTCAGCATTGAAATGCTGGGTGTCAGCCAGGGTTTGGGGTTAACCAGCAGGGATGGATGCAccacagaaatgcacagctaatggctCAGGGCTCGCCAGATCATCTCTTTATTGCCTCGTGTCAGAACAACGCATACCCAAAGCATCACAACACAGCAGGCTGTGAGCCCCCACCACCAGAAGCCTGTGGATGAGCAGTAAGGCACCGGTGGACAACAGGTGCTACAATCCCAGCATGGTCCTGGCTGGATCCCCACTCCATGCTACACACATAGTAACTGCCagccagcacctcctgctcACCCGAGCAGCTCGTTGTGCCCCCACAGTTCTGCCTGTCCCTGTCACAGGACGATGCAGCTGGTCCCCTGCGTGTCCCTCATCCAGGAGATCACCAAGGGCTCTGCATTTTTGCCCCCCATAAAGGAGCCCAGGTAGAAGAAAGGCCGGAGTTTCCCCGAGAACTTGTCGGTGAAGGTGTAAAGGTGGGAGCGGTCGGACACGCTGTAAAAGGAGATTTCTCCTGCCTCATAGTCCAGGAAGATGCCAATGCACCGGGGTCTGACACTCGGGGTCAGGCAGGAGACAGGGCAGGTAAGGGCCTCATAGGCACCGTTCTGCAGCCGCAGCACCCAGTAGCCATTTTGGGGGGAAAAGACGATGTTTCCTTTCCGGCAGGCAGCCTCCTTGCACAGCCCCAGGCCCCACTCCGGCTTGTCTCCCACCTGCACCTCCCAGTAGCTGCGGCCCGAGAAGAaggcctgcagccccagcaccacgGGAACACAGCTGAACCTCTTGGGGCTGTCAAAAAACATCAGGAACAGCTTCCTGCTCCCGCGCCGCACGCTCTTGCGGTCCTCAGACAGGGTGAGCTCAAGGTGAGCCGTCTCAGGGTCCAGAGTCACATCCACTGgtgggagagaagggaggaggacAAAAGGACTTTGTGAGTCCGTCACTGAGATGCTGAAGAGCCCCAGtcccagctgccagctgtgtgTAACCGCCTTATGCCTCGCATGCCACGTGGGGCTGCTGGCCTGGGGAAGTGTGATTCATAAAAATCATTTCAGCTGTAAACCATGTCAAAGCAAGTTGGCATGTGGCTGCAGAATGGGAACAACCAGGGCAGCCTGGCATTCAGGGTATAGATTAATAAGTAACAGTGAAAACAAGAGTCTGTAAGCAATGCCCTCCCAACCCGAGACTAGAAGGAGAAAGCTCTCCAACCATGGGAACCAGCCTGAACCCACCTGTAGCAAACTGGTAATGTCATCcaaaatctgagaagaaaactCTCTAACTCCAGTGTAGtgttagagggaaaaaaaaaacccacagcactggtgctaacaaaaaaaaacctggtcTGAAACGGGGTCTGCTCTGAAGTCATGTCATTAAAGAGGAGCCTGAACCTGGATGGACTCCTGCACAGACTCTTGCAGAGCCTGCGGGGGCCAAAGGCTTCAGCCAGGATCCCACCCCAACCAGCAGCCCACCTGTGTGTCAGGGATGCACCCAACACTTCCCCACGTCCCAGGGCAGGGGCTATGACCACACACACAGGGAGCTGGAAGCAGATCCTCACCTTTGAACTTCCTCAGCATGTGTCTTATACCCATGCAGCGCTCTGGGATGCTGTAGTCCTCCTTCAAGTTCACAGACACAGGTTTGGGGGCCTGAAACTTCATTGTTTCACACCTGAAAGGAGAGCAATACTGGGGACCATATTCAGTGCCCACTGCACAACAACTCTTCTGCAGCATCATGGGGCTTTCTGATGCCTTTCACCTGGCTGCACAGATGCATTCCCTCCCTTGAACTCCTCAGCCATGACAAAGCACCAGGAATGACTACTTGGTAGTAAATGCGATGGGACCTTTGATCCAGAGTGAACTAGTGCACAAGAAGTGGATCTCAGGGAGGTGCAGAGCCACTGCCAAGTAGGGGTGCCTGGGAAATGGAGGAGACAGGCCAACCTGGCAGCACGGCCCTTAGGAGGGGACAGATCTCACATCTCACACCCCACAAGGCCAGACAAGACCTCAGTTCTGAGGCCCTGGAAGAGGAGGGTTCTGCAGCTACTTAAATTTCAGACCCCAGCCTTGTCAGCCCCAGGGCACTCTGTCTTTAGAGGACAAATGGAACACTGGGCTGGGAGACAGAGACACTGAGAGCCAGGAGGCAGCTGGGACTGTAAGTGGAAGGAGCACAGGTACCCACCTGCTCAGGATGCATCTCATGTCCTAGAAGAGAAAAGCCATTCTGGGTATGTCACTCCAGACTGACCCCAACCACCTGGCCACACAGCAGAGGCCTGGGGCTGAGGCTGGGAACAACTGAGAGGGCTGGTGGCAGAGCCTGACCTTGAGCAGCTCCTCAACTGGCTGCTGCATCTTCTCCTTTATCTCCCGGATCAGCTCAACCAGCAAGCACTTCTGCTCTGTCACCCTGGCCAGGTTTTCAGAGATCATCACCAGAATCTGtgattcctcctcctccagcttctgaagcagcagcttctcctcATCAGCCAGCAGCTGATGCAGCTTCCCAAACTCACACACAATCGTCTCCCGCTTTCTCTTCACTTTCTCCTTGTGATAGGAAAGATGCACACAGTGAAGGCAGGCGGTGTTAGCCAGCTGAGTCAGAGCCCAGCGCTATGCCCAACATGCAGGAAACCGCTGcatttttgtctgtgtttatttaaaagaagagcCAAGGGATAAATGCCGTGGTTTGACCTAGCCAGAGTTCCCACTTGACATCCAACAGAAGTACAGCCATGACCAGCTGGACCTCCGATGCCCACAGATATCTGAGTGCAGCACAGGGGTCTATGGAGACGTAACCAGGTGTCAGGTGGGGTTTTGGGCAGGATTTTATCAGGAGATGAAATCAACTTGCCTGCGTGCCAGGCTCAGGGTGAGCTCTGCTTTGCAATCCTGCCAAAACGTGACAGCACCCAGGGATGGGGTGGgtaggggttggaagaaaccAGGCAGGACTTCCTGGGTCACTGAGAATTCTCGCTGAACACGGAGCAGTGACAGGTGGGGGCTGCAGTGCTTGAGAAAATTTTTTCCCAACACTTAATATTTGGCATCTGGCTCAAAACCTAAAGCCCAAAAGTtaacaaactgcagaaaaacatgCTGGGGTTAACTAGGACCAGGAAGCCTCAAAGCCCAGAGGGTAAATGAGAGGCAATCAAAGTGCATTTCCTCTTCATCTAAGCACGATTTCTTGGACCTGACTCACGAACTCCTGATAAGCCAGGACTGCAAGCCCAGCACTCGCTGgggacattttttcctttttacttaaGCAGGACGGAAGCAAGGGCAGCCTGGCGGTGACCCCACGGCCTCGACTCAGGCGGGGGTGAGACAAAGCTCTGTCACAACGCAGTGCCTGAGGGGGATGGTGGGTGCACTGCAGCACCCCCAAACTCCATCACTAGTGACAGCCCACACAGATAACTGGGAGAGCACTGAGAAACCTGTTTTCCCTGCCAAAGCTGATTAATCATCAGGTCAGCAAGGGTAAGCTCCAGCCAgaaatttcatttcctcttctgcagTTATGTTTCCTTCTAGGCCTAAACTgcctctgttttgctgctgttctgcccCCAGGGCTGCTTGGGGTAAAGCAGAGGAGCAGTaatttgcttgtatttttgtaatgaaaacaatttcagctctagtgctgtggagcagagctgatTGTGTGTCTCACACCTGCTTTTCACTTAAGcgaaatgcaaacagaaagcatCTATTTGTTGAACTGGCACACAAGCCCCCACAATTTCCTTGGAGCtggaatgctgttttttttttttcccaagctggGCTTTTTGATTTGCTCAGGATCGCGTTCACTGCAGTTTCCACACTCACTGATGCTGGTTTCTAGCACCGTGCTTgtggctctgcctgctgtgATGGCTCAGGCTCCCTGGCAGATGTGGGTCCTccctacagcagcagcacatgggaCATGTCCCATCCTGGATTCACAGCCCCAGACCATTCCggattttttaaattcctgATGTTATGTAAGCTCATGCTTTCACAAACAAACCGAGCACCTGCCTTGCACTCCTGGGTTTTCATCTTCGCCTCTGACTCACGCTTCTTCATATCCTCCACTTCCTTGGAAAGTTGCTCCAGTGATTTCTGGAGTTTGACCTAAAAACAGCAGAAGCGAGGTCGGCCCTCCCCACCCTGCATGCTCTGCCCAGCCCCTGAGCTCACAGCTGCTGGTGCCAGCATGCAGCAGGGGACACGGCCCTGTGCCAGGCAGTGCCATCTCTGGCACCCATTCCTAGCAGCTGTTCTCTTCACTCTGCTCACAGCATTAACCCCCTCCAAGCAGCTCGGGTCTTTCCCTATTTTCCTCGCTATTTCAGTTCAGAGAGCAAGCGAACTGCCTCCCACATCGCTGGGACGCGGCATTTGGGTACCCCCACGACACTGGGACATGGTGTTTGGGTGCCAGGAGTTCCACACCCCACTGCCCCGACTGTTTGCAGGGCAGGGAGCCAGGCTGTCCCACGCACACGGGCGGACGGGGGCACGGTGCCCCTTGCATTAGGAGGCAGCAAGTCCACCTTCAGCCCCGGCACCCGCAGCACAGTGGCTGCCACTCGCTTTGCCACCATTCTCACACCGCAGCGGTGCCCGGGGCCATTCGCAGAGGGGTGCCCGTACCTTGTACACCTGCGCGGCCTCCTCGATGGGATAGACGGTGTGCGAGCGGTGCTGCTGGGACTCCCGGCACACCACGCAGATGGGCTGCTCGTCCCCCTCGCAGAACAGCTTGAGGCGCTCGTCGTGCAGGGGGCAAAGCGGGCTCCCACTCCCCGCCCCCGTTCCCGTCCCCACGTCGCCCCGCAGCCCCAGCTGCCGGATGCTCTCCACGATGTTGGCCAGCTGCCGGTTGGGCCGCATGCTGCTGCGGCGGCAGGGCGCCCGGCATTGCGGGCAGGTGAAGGGCGCGTCGTTCCACAAGCCCTTGTCCTGGCAGTGCTTCCCGATGCAGCCGCGGCAGAAGTTGTGCCCGCAGTCGACGCTGACCGGCTCGCTCATGTACTCCAGGCAGATGGAGCAGACGGCCTCCTCGTGCAGCCGCTCCAGGGCTTCGGACAGCGCCATGGTGGGCGCCGCGGCCCGGCAGCAGCGCCGCGCGTGGCCTTGGACGATGCACCCGGCCGGGGCAGCGGCGGCCGTGGGCGGAGCGCGGCGCCAGCGGGGCGGCCCTGAGGGCTGCGGCCTTTCCTGCCCGGAGGGTGAAAGTGAAAGCGAAGGCCTGCGGGGAAAACGGGACAAACGGCCCGACCCCAGTGGGACGAGATGGGGCTCCGCCGGCCGCGGCAGCAGCAGGCCCTGCGGTGGCGGGGATGCCGGTGGTGCTGCCCAGCCCCTGCGTGGcctgcagccatggggcagcgACGGGGTCAGGTGCGGCCTGTGGGCCCTGGCCCTGCCTGACAGAGAGACAGCTGGACGAAGGGcagctttcctttgcttttatatCGCAAAGCCAACCGAAAGACAGCCGGTACAAATCACAGTGACAGGTTTGTCCCCAAGAAGTAGAAATGCTTTTGCATACACTTAAAtaggtaaataaataagagtATGTACAGAGTCTGTAAAACAGTCTGCAAAACAGTCTGCCAAATGCACGGGTAAGGAGGTGACGGGGCTGTGATGGGAGGTGCCCATGAGAGGGCTGCAGCTGTGATGCTGGAAGGGATTGGAGCACAGCTCACTGGCTGCTGTCCTTGTGCTTCTCCACGCTCAGGATATCCTGAACCCACTTCTCTTCTGGTTTGGCACAGCACGTCTTCTTCTCAACCGTGGTGaatctgcagaaggaaacacaGTTAATGGGTGGAGGAAaagggagagcagggctgggcgACTGCATGCTCCTTGCCATTGGGACTCCACCAAGCTGACACCTCTGTAACTGCACGGCGGCCCTGCAGATGCACAGGGGTGAGCTCAATATCATCATAGATGTCCTTGCTGCTTAGAGGAGAAAGCCACTCCCCCCCCAGCTGCCTTCCCCAGCCAGCACGCTGTCCTGCCTGGGACTCTCTATCTTGGTGGGGGTGACCTGCTCAGAAATAACAGGGAGGACCAGAAGCCAGCTGTTTGGGATGTGAGATTGGCCCCTGCAAAGTTTCCAGGTAATTCTCCTAACGTGGCAGAGCCCAGCCGGCTTATGCCCTTTGCCATGCCATGTGGGGTGTCTTGGTGCTGCCACCTTTCAGTGGGCAGCCCTGGGGTCTGGGCAGAAATACTCACATCACACCGCGGTAGGGGCACCCGCTTCCTGTGTACTCATACATCACCACCTTGCTTGGGGGAAGCGCTTTGTTTAAGAAATTGTAGCAGCAGGGTCTGCGGGGCCTGACAGCAACTGGGAGAGAAGAGAGGTTTTCTGATTAAAGCCAGACCAGGAGCAGTGCCGGCAGGGAGAAGCAGGCTTGCAGGACCTGAAGGGCCACACTGAAGAAGGTGCTGCTCCCACCACAGTCTACCACCAGTCACCCTTCCctcagcaaagcaaagagcaaaaagcaaagatctgcctttcctttcttaCAGCTGGTGTTCAGAAGAGAGAGCCAACAAGAATTACTGGGACTTGTACAGCAGAAAGAGCAAGAGAGTTCCTACAGAGTGGGGAGCTTGGACTCACGTGGACTTGAGGAGACCTGGTAGCAGAGAGCAGCCACAGTGAGAACAGCAATGGCAGCAGTGGAGGACTTCATGTTCCTGTTTGGTGGAGATTAATTGTAGGAGTCAGGCTAGACTGCTGCACAGGTCCTTCACTGGGCCTGATGTGGGATCCCTGGGTTCAGCTCACTATATAAAGGTGCACAAGGCTGGAAACATGATGAAATTCTGCAGAAAGACAGCATGATACAATGGAAGAAGTGCTGTGTCAAGAAATTCTATGTGTGTACAAAGAGTGTGGAGTCCTACACCATCCTGTGAAGGGAAGTACCCAGAGCCCTGACGGGCAGTAGTGCCCGGATGTGGCAAGTGATATGCCATGACAAGATACTCTGAAATAGGAGGGAACAGGATATGAccaactcttcttttttttttcctcagaccAAAACCTAGAAGTCAAAAACCTAGAAGTAGTGTTTCATGAGATTTTGCCTAGAAGCCACATGACAACAGGGAATGAGCATGGCTGGCACACACATCTAGAATATCTGcatcacagaaatacagagcagTGGACTCTGCAGCCATGGCAGCAGGAAGAGCCATGGGTCAcaccagctgtgctggctgcctgctcagcaggtcAGCAAGGCACACGGCCACTGtgtcctgcttgcagcactGCGCAGAGTGAGGCTTTCTTCATGCAACCAGGACATCACCAGCACAAAACCACGCAGAGCAGAGGGTAGAGCACAGTGCTGTCCTAAGTCCGGCTTATGGATGACACCTCATGCAGGCAGAGGAAGAGCAAGAGCAAGGTATTGCTGGTGCTGGTGCAGTTTGTGGCTGCTGAACaaccacagctgcagccactggGCTCCTCTGTGGGGGAGGAACATTTAGACATGAGAAACCACTGCCCAACATGGTGGCCTTGtagaggtccagaggagggactCAATGAGTGAAGTGAAAAGATTCCCTGCAGCAGGTGAAGATGTTATTCTAGACCCAGGGCTCTTAAGTGCTTCAGGGTATCACCATCACCACAACTCAACTGACGGAACTTAGTGAGTCAGACCTTTCAGAAGGAGTGGGATAGAGGGCACTGAAAGATCTCTTATGCCCAGAGCCTTTTGCTTCACTAAAACACTGTGTTACTAAGCATCAGCAAAACTGGGCCAGGGTAAAACCACATGTGGGTGCTTCTCAGCTCCAACCCAGCCCACACCCTGCAGTCCCTCTGCAGCCTCACAGCTTTGCCTTTGCAGCGGTACAGGCCCTGACACATCCCTTTGTTTCTCTGTATCTCTCTTTCCCCTTTGCTGGGATTGCTGTCATCCTGTACTTCTGCTCAGGGATGCTGGGGAAGGGGTGGGTGAAGCACAGGCAGGAGCTGTGTGGACTTGGCAGGCCCCTCACACATCCATGTCCCCGTGAACCTGGCCACGTATGACTGACGGATGTGCCACCAAAGATGCCACATGGGATGCTCTGACGT
The Lagopus muta isolate bLagMut1 chromosome 20, bLagMut1 primary, whole genome shotgun sequence genome window above contains:
- the LOC125703102 gene encoding E3 ubiquitin-protein ligase TRIM39-like; translation: MALSEALERLHEEAVCSICLEYMSEPVSVDCGHNFCRGCIGKHCQDKGLWNDAPFTCPQCRAPCRRSSMRPNRQLANIVESIRQLGLRGDVGTGTGAGSGSPLCPLHDERLKLFCEGDEQPICVVCRESQQHRSHTVYPIEEAAQVYKVKLQKSLEQLSKEVEDMKKRESEAKMKTQECKEKVKRKRETIVCEFGKLHQLLADEEKLLLQKLEEEESQILVMISENLARVTEQKCLLVELIREIKEKMQQPVEELLKDMRCILSRCETMKFQAPKPVSVNLKEDYSIPERCMGIRHMLRKFKVDVTLDPETAHLELTLSEDRKSVRRGSRKLFLMFFDSPKRFSCVPVVLGLQAFFSGRSYWEVQVGDKPEWGLGLCKEAACRKGNIVFSPQNGYWVLRLQNGAYEALTCPVSCLTPSVRPRCIGIFLDYEAGEISFYSVSDRSHLYTFTDKFSGKLRPFFYLGSFMGGKNAEPLVISWMRDTQGTSCIVL
- the LOC125703107 gene encoding C-C motif chemokine 4 homolog; the protein is MKSSTAAIAVLTVAALCYQVSSSPLAVRPRRPCCYNFLNKALPPSKVVMYEYTGSGCPYRGVIFTTVEKKTCCAKPEEKWVQDILSVEKHKDSSQ